A window of Oryza glaberrima chromosome 2, OglaRS2, whole genome shotgun sequence genomic DNA:
CCATCCGAGTAGAGTACTAAGAGCTTATTCAGTTCCTTATCATTCTCAACCATTTCAAATACTATCTCCTTCTCCGTAATATGTTTGACGTTGACTAGTTCAATTTTGTGCTAACCaacatcaaagaaaaaaaaaataaaggtagTAATTTGGTAAGTTAGCAAATTAAATATATCATTAACAACACGACCTTATCTATTTTAGCTAATTCCATAGCTTTCTGCTCACAAAACTACTGCCAACATTTGACAACACTACCATCTTCATTTTACCTTATCAAAATTTActaatgccaaaatttaggATTATCAAAGATTAATAAAGTTTTGTTCATCAATAAAGTGAAAAAGCCCTATGAAAGCTAAGAGTATATCAGGTTTGAGACGATTTGTTTGACCAATCGATCCAGATAATGTTTTCCATATCTTAGTGCGGATCTCAGtagttttcctctttttttttccttttgaaaagGCAAGAAATTTGCCTTGTCGATCTATATTGAGCAGATCTCAATAATGTCACTGTGGAAATTGTGATCGTAACAAGAGGAGAAAATAATTGCGACTACAAATTAATGTAATTAACTGTGAGAAAAATTAACGCAAGGAGAAGGCGTCTTGTTGACTTTAGCTTAAACAGTGTTTAGTCCCCATTGAACCGCCAGTAGTATATTCGACGCGCCACCATCGTGGTGATTTTagcagataaaaaaaaagaacacgaTAAAATTAATTTCCATGCTCCTGCGGCTGGTCTATTGCAGGGAGCATCATTCCTCGGATACAGTTACTGTTGCCTTGTTGGGTACAGTTGTTGTACCACCTGAGTTTTTTTTCAGTTTGTCTCGTACAGTACTGTGATCATATTCTTGTGCTAGACAGCTAGAGCACGACTCTGCTGCCATTCATTGAATTCTAAATAGAATTTGAGGTCGCCTGAGTCACTTTAGTTGGTTGACTCTTTTTCATAATTGCTAAAATTATAAGTACAAGAAtctatataaatttattaaaagccaaaagttaaaattcaatactattttggattaaaatctgAAACAAATTCAAGCCATGCAAATTCATATATCTTTGCTTccgtgcaaaaaaaaagtataaacaTCATTTGAGAATGTAAAAATTTCCAAAAGTTTTACTCACTTTTCTCCATTTTCTGGCTGTGTTTTCCCCCCTTCTTTCCAACTCTCCTTCATCTTTTTTCGCACTCATGCTTTTCTCCTTCATCTTTTTTCGCGCtcatgttttttaaactgctaaatggttacactatttacaaaagttttttataggaaagttgttttaaaaaatcatattaattaatttttaagtttttaggctaatacttaattaatcatgtgttaatggaAAACACCGTTTTCCGTGTGGGGAGTTGGAGACTCAGCCTTTGATGGCAATCCAATGATTCTTGTCccttctcccttttttttcttattatataaAAGGTCGAACAACATATTTAAATattcaaaaattacaaaattacataaaataaataaaatttacaaaaccacatgaaaaatattcaaacttagataaaaataaagtaaagaCATATATAACAACAAAGCTATAGCTAAAAAGAAGTAAAATTGTGCATTGCATACTACTGCGATTTTAGCCTCAGGAATATGCAATTTCAAGTGACTAGGAATTTACAAATTTCGAGACACTTAAAATCTAGCAATACCTTTAaaatctatctatatctatcgaTCAATCTATGTACACGTCTTAGATTTTGGAAAAGAACATGAGAGGTAGTAGTAgcctttaattatttataattgctatatatatattctctcctTTTAGTAACAGGGCGTGGGACCTGATTAACCGACATTAGCAATTTCAGATgaatagtactccatccgtttcacactataagttattctagcattttttatattcatattgatgctaatgaagaTAAGTCATTTTACCattttttatattcatattgatgctaatgaagaTTTATTAGcataatataaatgtgaaaaatgttagaataacttacattgtaaaatggaGAAAGTAGCAATGAAACCGTGATAGCAGCACGCGTGCTTGCTGTCAcggagcagcgacggcgcaCGGGGTGGTTGGGAAGGTGGATGGTCCTGGCCTGCTGGATTTTGCATGGAGCAGCCACGGATGCACAGACCGATTCGCTGTAGGTTAGTACTACTATAGTACTACGTGCTTAAAGGAGAAACAGAAAAGATACATAGGATCACTTTTAACAGCGACTGTTTTTGTCCTATTTGCCCGTTAATCCTGCTCGACAGAGCTGTTGCttattttgttaattttattGGATTTATTGTTAGGATTAGTTGGAACTAGattcttttttatgttttggtaGAGAAAAAGTCTACAAAGATCGAATTACGGTTGACACGGTAGCATGTTCTACGCTAAAACATGCCGAGCACACCGTGTGCGCTCCACTTTGGTGCATAAGGACGTGATTCTACAAATATATTGGAAACTTGTCATCAACAAACCAGAACTTTTGATATAGATAGGTTTCGTCGAACGCTCATCTTGGAGGAACATCATCAAGGCAAGTGTGTGCTGGTGTACCCTAAGGGCAGTAGCAGTGCAGCGCACGTATAGCGTGTCTCTGCCCACCTGAAGCAGCGAAAACAGATTCAGAGTCACGAGCTTCACAACGCAAGCGCGAGGAAATCACGTCTCCGCTGTGATGTGAGGGAACCGCGACTCCGGAGCAACGAACTCCACAGCACATGCGCCCCTCAAGTTTCTGCGTTGCGTGCCCTTGATGCGACGAAAGAACTCGCGGTTTAGATAAGATGCGAGCGGCTACGCAAAGGCGCGAGTGAATGTGACACGTCCGCATGAGTCTGACCTGGTGCGGTAAGGCAACTCGCCAGGTCAACGCACTATGAAGGGCCtcaggggttgtttggttggttgccacaCTTTAGTTATGCCACAATTTTTTAGGTATATGTTTATTTTACTACCGTAATTGTGTCGTGCCACATTTTCTTAGTcctgggacccacatgtcatattcTCAAATTTGGAGCTAAGCATGACACACTTGTGGACAACTATTTCCAAGCCACACTTGTGCCAACATACCTCAACTAGGCTAAACCTAGTTATGTCAATGTTAGGCATCAACCAAACATCCCATCACCCAATAAAACTTAGGGCATATTTGGGAGGGGGTGGTTCTCgttgttgcatttttttttccaaaatactCAAAACGATCTAGGGTGAAAAAGGTTATAATAAACTAGAAGCCAGGAGTTATGTATCAACCAACTATTTATTAAAATCTTAACTTTCCTAAACAAGACCTTAAATTGTTATCTTTCATCGTAGAACTGAAAACAATTTAggattagataaaaaaaagatgagagagaaataaatAGGTAGAAGTGATATATCATTATGATGATTGGGTATGAACGGTTTCAATCAGGTTTGACCCCCCTCCCCAATATTTATATGAAGAATGATCatgtttctatatatttttggtGGGTCTAAGGATGAAGCAGACTACTGGTTGCATGAGCCTTGGCGCCCGTGCATCACCATCAATTATTTACGCAGTACTCGACAACTTCCTTATCTCTCCTCCACCTTAGACTTTTCTACCGTCTATAGGTTAATAGATGGCTTTGGTAACTTTATTGTACTTGTCCTAACTGAAaccaaatttagttttttttatataagggTATTATTTTACTCGGCATGTAAATCCAATTGgatatatgcatttttttaaatcaacttgAAATCAACTTCAGTTGAAGAGCTGAAGATATTAGATACCCAAACAGGATGCTTGTGGAATGGCATATAGTAGTTAGATGAGCCGTGAGCGGTAACAAAAATTGGAAAAATTTGGAACCAGCCGACGCAGCGGCAGCTTACACGTTGTCTTTCGCTGACGATGATGTGTTAGTAGTAGCACTGTAGCAGCCAAGCAGGAGCAGGCAGGAGTAGTAGTGATCACGGTGACTCGGAAACGCGCCGCACAAGCCATCCCAAAATCTCCTCCAATTTGCTTTGCTTTGGAAAAAAACCCAATTAAATTATACCATTATTCCATAATCAGCAGCGGTGACGGCTTGGCTTAGCTTAACTTTGGCTTTAGTACTCATCTCCTACTAAGCTCGTGGACTTTTCCTTCTCTCGTCAACAGCAGCGCACCtcacctccgccgctcgcctcgcctcgcctcgccttcctcctcccatcctcaCCCCGTTGAATTTCTCCCACCTCCGATTTCTTCTTCCTCGTTGAACCATTCCCcacccttcttctcctcctcatcctcctctccgCGCCCCGCCTCTGCGGCGAGGTAGGTGTTCGATCGGTCGGATGGACGCGTCGGATGGCCGCCCGTCGCCGCGGAGCCGGCAGCTGCAgggcccgcgcccgccgcggctGGCCGTCAGCAAGGACTCCCACAAGGTCAGGAAGCCGCCCGTCGTGCCGCAgccgcgcgggggcggcggggtggtggcTGGGCCGTcgcggccgcagcagcagcagcagccgcgggCGCCGGTCATCATCTACGACGCCTCGCCGAAGGTTATTCACACCAGGCCCAGCGAGTTCATGGCGCTCGTCCAGCGCCTCACTGGCCCTggctccgccgccgtggcggcggtggctgctccCGTGGCCGCTGGCTTCCACGCCGaggcttcgtcgtcgtcgtccgcctccgcctccgcgctgccgccgcagtTCCAGCTGCCGCAGGAGTTCATGCTCTCCCCGACCGCCGCGCTCTCCCCCGCCGCGAGGTACGCCGCCATCGAGAGGTCCGTACGGCCGCTTCCCCCCACCACCGCGCACTACtacaccgccgacgccgacgaccccATCCtgctcgacgtcgacggcgacgccgccgcctttgcgGCGGCCCTCGGCCCCGCCCGCCCGAGCATCCTCTCCCCGGTGCCCTCCGCGCTGCcgcccgcggcgtcgtcggggcTCTTCTCCCCGCTCGACCAGGCCTCCCTCTCCTGGCTCAGCGACCTCAGCCCcttcctccactccgccggcgccgccgccgcacccccgccgccgttcgcgcCGAGCCCCCGCAGCCTGCTGCTGTCCACGCCCAccatgccgtcgccggcgaccttcTCCGTCATGGAATTCTTCAGCAGCAACTTCCCGGACCTGTAAACTAATCCCAGCTCACCTCATTTGATTACTCCCTCTCGCGTCCGTGTCACCCCCGGGGTTAATTACTTTAATCCTTAATTAATCTTTTACCGCGTGCGCCGGCGAggttaaaaagtaaaaaatcaCATTGCCGCGCCGGTGAGGTAACTTCCAGCGAGGCGGGCGGGTTGGCGAGATGGCACGGTCGTTCGATTTTTTaatggaggaaaaagaaaacaatattcTCAGATATTTTCTCCTGTGGGTGAGGGGAAGTTGGCTTGGCTAAGCTAGCATTAATTGTTGGAGTAGGTGAATTTCTCTTCTCATGCTTGCTTCCTCTCCTACTGTTAATGTATtgataatttgatattataatcAGCTTTAGGTAGGCTAACCTCTCGTTggctttatttttcttcctctttttcttcttttcgtTCTGCTGATTGTGTAACTTGTAAACGAAGGAGATGATTGATTGGTTGATTTAATGCTAGTTTCATTTGTTCATTCTTTATTACCCTGAGCCCTTCAGACTTGGTCATGTATGGTTGAGATGATTTAATTGCCGATGATTTTACGTCTCGGTTTACCGCCGGTGTCTACCTGGCTTTTTGTCTGGAGAATTCTTTGGTACATAAACATGTGTCTGATCGATGCTTAAATGTTGAAAGCCTTGTTTTGATGGTAACAGGAAAAAAATAAGCATCATGTTTTAGAACTAGATTAGTATAAGAGAAAATAAGCTAGACAGATTTCGATTACTACTTGCGATTCTCTAGTTTTGAGGCAACTAAAATATTTGAAGATATATCAATCCCTTCAGGTGATGTACCACAAAACTattgatttaaaaataaatttatcataaaactatgtatttaaggtggagtatcgaaaaactatagatttattaacaaaattatcacaaaactacgaattttggagtttaaatccttAGAGCTAGTGTTATATTTGAGTTATAAATATCTAAGTTTTGGTATTAAATTGATACTAAACCTATacttttgtgataactttgttactaaatttataattttacgATACTCCACTTTAAATCTATAGTTCTCCGagaaatttattgttaaatttataattttgtgatacatcacatcagcttaaatatatagttttatgataatttagtcaaagtatctgtagttttctgaaatttagtCTTATTTGTTTTATAGAGGGGAAAGTTCATTTTATATTCATGAACTTTCATAAAAGTCTAAAATTCATTCCTTACCTTTTAAATCAGACAATATTTATCCCCGAAATTTCAGTACATTCACTTTTCATTCTATCACCAGATTCAAAGTGATTTTGGATGACATGTAATACATATTATCTTTTGCGagctatataaaaaataattggcTGGTGGAAAAATAATtctatagtactccctccgtttcacaatgtaagccattctagcatttcccatattcatattgatgttaatgaatctagatagatatatatgtctagattcattaatatcaatatgaatgtggaaaatgttagaatgacttacatagTGAAACGGATAAAGTATGTTGTTTGTAATGACCTTCATTTTGGAACATAtctaatttatttcattttaatATACACAAATGTccaattgaaaattttcaaagatatttttatgtaaattataaaagttaaaaatcCAAACATAATTCTAGCTTATAAAATTCTGAAaacattaattaaaattttagattTCTCCAAAAATagttacaaaataaaaaaacttagaAGTACATTAATTTGGTCCATTATGatttgattttaattttatccaaatatatgatttcattcaaattttagctcctttttctaaaggaaaaaaaaccatactacctctattttttaatagatgacaccgttgacttttggTACACGTtttatcattcgtcttattaaagaatttatgtaattataattattttttgtgatttttttatcgCTAAAtgtattttaagcatgatttatatctcatgtatttgcataaatttttctaataagatgaatgatcaaacatgtattTAAAAGTTAATAGTGTAATCCATTAAAAAACAAAGGGAATATGATATGTTGCTTGCAGAAAAAAATCGTTTTAAATGCTCTGTGcaagataagataatttattgagattttttttaggatttttataGATGTTTATAATTCATATAATTGTATCACATTGTCACATCTAGGCCATGTCGTCCAAAACCACTTAATCTAGTCTAAGGAtgaaaagtgatttttttttagataatggatgtAAAGTAAATGGTATGGCCAGTTCATGAATGAATAATACCAGATTTTAAAGTCTAGGGATGAATTTTATACTTTCCTGAAAATTCAAGGATGTAAATTTTCTTTTACTAAAAATGCGAACAAGTTTTACAACTAAAATTGCATCTGAAACAGTTTTGTGCAAATGTCCTGCTTTGTGAATACGGGTGGCACGAGCTATAAGCCTATAACAATATTGAAAGCATAAACCACATGGCATTGCACCTCGAGTTACCAAGTGCATGATTTTTCTTTAAGACTTTATTTTGCATAGGTACAAAGGTAACATGTAGTAGTTCGTCtataacaaaaggaaaaaacaatttCACACTAACTTGCGTGAAAAGTACACATGAAAATCATCCATAATTAAACTTTAAAACCAAGCATTATTTCTTGATAAACTTAGCAAACCATATAAAACACCCCTAACctaatcccttctttctataaaacTAATACACACTAAAcgcctaaagctcaacatgcaagcatactatttattagcactcctaaaaaCTATATGCAAGAATGCCACATCAATCCATTAAGTATACAAAGCTCAGCATGCAATCATGATAATGTGGatttatatacaaaatatatgataatgtgAATTTatatatgccttatattattacaatacaattcatgatttattttttcaaacgTCATTGTGTATTGTTATAATATATTAACACTATTTTCATGCGCAATATGGGTATCGTTATAGTTAGACAGTTATAGTTAGCCAATTCGCATATTTCTACTTcactcaagtttttttttttcctgaaaataGATTCAGGTAACAATACATAATAATTATATGCTATCTTATCATGCATACTAAAACAAAACACACATATTAAACAATAATCACACattaaacaataatttgaattgtAGCCGGAAAACATGTTGTTATGCGCACAATATGTAACAATGCTACGTGTGATTGTGAGGTGGAGCAAAGGGAGGTGAATGGATAACTAATAAATGATTACATTGGATGAATAAGTAGCTTATTGATCCAACGGTTATTATCTTTATACAAATATGATCTAATGGCTTAAAACTACTAATGATATGGCTTCTTGTATGTCTTGCTTTATAGGAATAAATGTCTCTTAGTGGGTACCAATTATATATGAAGATAGGATCTATAAGATCTCCCTTCAAGAGATTTTTGCCCGATCAAAAAGATATTGGTAGATGTCAACATGTTTAGAGTTTATTTCGGGAAACTTTTTGTAGCTATAGCTTCTCCTCTAAACAAAAGCTCCTAGCttgtttagcttttttttttttttctaaattttcagAATCCAGAAAATATACTGGAAGCCGCAATTGGTTACCCCAACTTCTTCATACCTTTACCAGCTGTTTTTCATAATAAAAAGGTCTACTAGACATGCCCTACCTATTGTGTAATTTCAACATAAATATGTAACATATCATCAGTGTATGTATTTCTTAGGCTCAGTTGAAACACGTAATTTCTAATAAGGATTTAAATTTCTCATAAGGATTTAAATTTCTTTGTTTTACCGAGCTCACAGAAAAATTCTCATAAGAATTTAAATTTCTCTAAAattcctttaatttttttttcaatccaaaAGATTTTCCTTACATTTCGCAAGTCGAAGAACAAATTTGAAACCAAAACATGTAAggagaacaaaataaaaaaaaaatcttagaacTTGGAAGCGTAAAAGGGGAGTGAGATATTTTGGACAGGTTTGGCACTATCCCATCCGTTATCCCCTTGGCTTTCcttttcctccctccctctcgccTCGCTCCGGgccactccctctccctcctctctccgccgccgccgccgccgtgcgccatggtGGCGCTCGCCTCCCTCTCGTCCCTCTCCCCCTGCGggctcgcgcgccgccgctcgtcctcctccgccgcctctatCTCATGctgcgcggccccgccgccgccctccgcgaaAGGTATATACGTATACATGCCATGGCTTGCTTACATCTCTCTCTCGTTTCTtactccatcccgccgccgctgatTCTTCGTGGGAGGGAGATGATGTGGAAGGAATCGGAAAAATGGCAGGCCATGCACGTCCCCCGTGACGAACTTTGTACTCCTTATCGTCCCAATTTCACTTGCGAGTCTCTGTGATTGCGGACCTCGCCGGTAGCCGCCGGTCGTCACCTCCTCCCCATCCTTGTCAAGCGCGCCCTAGGACCTATTACCCCTGAACTAGTACCACTCGTTTAGGGGTTTAGTGTCAAATTTTTGTTGGGGTTTAGTGTCCAAAATGTTTGGAGGTTTAAGTGAATCTCCCCAAGCCCTATGTTAGGTTGGTTTTGTTAATTTGCGGAATCATGGATCGCTTTCGTATAGTTGTGTTGTATGAGGTCGCGTACTGCTATTGAGAATCATCTGTCACTGCAAATCGTCTCCATTTTTATTATGTCAAGGTGATTTTGTTGGATGGAGTCTCCCAGTCTGTAACACAAAAGCATAGATAGTTAGAACACATGGTTTCAGCCAGTGGGGGAATCCAGTAAAAAAGTGGGTTTCTATGCATATTATAACACGTCGAGTACTCCTATTATCAAGTTGCAACTATTATGAGCTAAAACACCTAAAAATGGAAGTCTCACCCGGTGTCCTGTGCACCAGGGTGATACTATGTACTAGTTCAGTCCCAGTATTCAACTGTTTACAAATCTGCCACAGTTACGCGAAATGGAAAATTCTTCTCTGCTTAGACACTCACAAGTGAAGGGCATTTCTTCCTAATGTCTACAGGATCTCAAGAATCCAGAACTCCACGTAGAAGGGTGAGGAAAACTGAGGGTGCCACCAAGAGCCTGGAAGATTCAGTCAAGCGAAAGATGGAGCAGTTTTATGAAGGATTGGATGGTCCACCTCTCCGAGTCCTTCCAATAGGTGGCCTTGGAGAAATCGGCATGAATTGCATGCTTGTAGGGAACTATGACCGTTACATATTGATAGATGCAGGGGTCATGTTTCCAGAGTATGTATTCTGTTTctgttgcttgctgctgcttaCATTACTGTTTGATTCACATCTTTTTTGTCTGTCATTTTCATGTGTCTATTTGCAACTTTGCATTTTGTGAATAGCGTTTATTTTGGCAAAACATGTATACAAGTGAGGACTTTGATAGATAACTGCTCACTTATTCTTCTACACTGTGGCATGATCATGATCGCTTGGCATTTATAGACTTTGATAGAGTTCCTGCACACATTTTCCTGTCTATGTGTATGCTAATTTGTTTTTCCTGTCTACTGCTATATTTTGACTGAAGTGAATTCAATTTAAACTTGTGTCAGCTTTGATGAGTTCGGTGTGCAAAAGATTATCCCAGACACAACATTCATCAAGAAATGGAGTCACAAAATCGAAGCTGTTATTATAACGCATGGCCATGAAGATCACATCGGTGCGTTGCCCTGGGTAAATGATTCTTCTGTTACTCATACATCATTCATCGTTACTGCTTGGCTATGACTGCACAACAAATGCCAAAAAGGCTTCGGTCACATGCAACTAACAACCTCTACAGCTATTTGAGACACAAATGATTGTGCAGAAGATGGTAGCAGGGTGCCATACTGTAAATTTTAACAACATGAGTCAGCTGCTGcaaaaaagtcagaaaaaagaTAACTGATTCGAAGGATATAACCTTGTTCTTGTGTCAAAGCTAACATTCTCTAAAACTCAAAGCTCTCAGCATATCTAAGTCAGTAACAAGAAACTTTCTTCATCTAAACTTATTGGGGCTCATGAAAGATGCATTCATTTCTCTCTAACAAGATATGCGTTCATTCTTATGTTTTCCATTGTATTTGCTGTCCACAGGTAATCCCAGCGCTGGATTCAAGCACACCGATTTTCGCATCATCTTTTACCATGGAGGTAACAGTCAGTTCTTTTGACTATGCATGTTCTGCATTATTGGCTGTTATTATTACATATAATTTGTTTCGTTAATCTTCAGCAGTACTAAGATGTAGTTTTTCATATTTGGCAGCTAATAAAGAGGCGTTTGAAGGAGTTTGGAATTTTTCTCTCGTCCAGGCTTAAGGTTTTTAGAGTAAGGAAGAGATTTCAGGCTGGGCCATTTGAGGTGGAGCCCCTCCGTGTAACTCATTCAATTCCGGACTGCTGTGGCTTAGTGCTTCGTTGTGCTGATGGCATAATTTTCCATACTGGTGACTGGAAAGTAAGTTATATAAGGAATGATTGCATACTcaatttctttaattttggtGTCCCTTTTAACTAATTTTTCAATAAAAGATTGACGAATCACCAGTGGATGGAAAAATATTTGATCGGCAAGCATTGGAAGAGCTCTCCAAAGAAGGCGTTACACTTGTAAGTTTATACAATATCAGCCATGCATCCGGACCAGTACTTTTCAATGGTTTAAGTTATTGTCCTATGTTGCACC
This region includes:
- the LOC127761867 gene encoding protein MKS1-like — translated: MDASDGRPSPRSRQLQGPRPPRLAVSKDSHKVRKPPVVPQPRGGGGVVAGPSRPQQQQQPRAPVIIYDASPKVIHTRPSEFMALVQRLTGPGSAAVAAVAAPVAAGFHAEASSSSSASASALPPQFQLPQEFMLSPTAALSPAARYAAIERSVRPLPPTTAHYYTADADDPILLDVDGDAAAFAAALGPARPSILSPVPSALPPAASSGLFSPLDQASLSWLSDLSPFLHSAGAAAAPPPPFAPSPRSLLLSTPTMPSPATFSVMEFFSSNFPDL